The DNA region TTTAATAGAGATATCAAAAAAATACGAGATACCTGTAATAGAGGATAATCCATATGGCGATTTAAGATACTCTGGAAGCAAGGTACCAACACTGAAAAGCCTTGATGATGATGTTATATACCTTGGAACGTTCTCAAAGGTCATGGCGCCCGGGTTGAGAACCGGATATGTAATAGCAAGTGAGGACGTTGCATCGAAGTTAAACCTTTTAAAACAGGCACTTGATCTTGCAGGCGATTCTTTCTCACAGTACATAGCCTATGAATACCTTAAAAACGGTATAATATACGAGCAGATACCAAAAACCATAGAATTATATAAAAGAAAGAGAAATGTTATGCTTGAGGCACTGGACGAGCATGTTGACAATGCCGAGTGGTCAAAACCAGATGGTGGCATGTTCCTCTGGCTAAGGATAAAAAAGAACGTGGATTCAGAGAAACTCCTTGAAAAGGCCATAGAGAAAAAGGTTGCTTATGTTCCAGGCTCTGCGTTTTATCATAAAAACCCGGAATTAAATACAATGAGGCTGAATTTCACCTACGCAGATGATGATGATATAAAGGATGGTATAAAGAGGCTTGGCCAGGTGATAGCCGAGGCATAAATTCTATTTATAATTCTATTTATAAATTTATTAATAAGTATTCAACATTATGATTTAATGATAACGCTCGTTGGTGGAACATTTAACTGTATTCATATAGGTCATAAGAGGCTTTTAAGGACTGCAATATCATTTAAAGACGATCTTATAATAGGTCTTACAAGCGATGATTACACAAGGAAAAACAAGAGCTATAAAATACCATATGAAAAAAGAAAGATGGAGCTGGAAAGATTTATTTCAAAGTACACTGAAAGATTTATAATAAGGCCAATTGATAGTCCATATGGAAGCACGCTTGAGGTAAATGAACCTGCAAGAATAGTTGTTTCGCCTGAGACCTATTTAAATGCATTAAAGATCAATGAGAGGCGTGCAGAGCTTGGGCTTATGCCAATAAATATTGTAAGAGTACCATTTGTTCTTGCCGAGGATTTATTTCCTGTTAGTTCAACAAGAATACTTAATAATGAGATAACAAAAACAGGAAAAAGAAAAAAAACAATAAAAATATCGATATCCACAGGAAATGATGTCAAGGAGCGTGCGCTTAAGGTCTTTTTGAGCAATCACATGAAAAATTTCAGGGTAACAAGAAACAGTGATTACAAACTGGAGGCCGAGCAACCATTTGGCAGTGATACTGAAAGATTTGCTGTTAAGAGGGCACTTTCAGGATTAAAGGATAATGATTATTCAGTAGGTGTTGAATCCGGTCTTTATTATAATAAAATAAATGACAGATACTATGATGTTCATTTCTGCGCGGTTATCGATAGATATGGAAGGATAACCACTGGCTACAGCAGGGGTTTTGAAATACCATATAAAATTGTAGATTATATAAAATCCGGAGTGAGTTCACCCTATGAAAAATACACCGGAATAGAGAATATAGGAAAAAAGAACGGAATAATTGGTGAGATCACATTTAATAAAATAAGGCGCTTTGATCTTATTTATGATTCAATTGAGATGGCCTTTGCACCAAGGATTAACCCGTCAATTTACATTTGAGAATGTTTAAATAATTAATATGTATGTTAATATTATGGTTACAAAGGAAGAGATACTTGAGGTATTAAAGGGCGTTTCCGATCCAGAGATAGGTATGGATGTTGTTAACCTTGGACTTGTCTATGATATAAAAATAGACGGAAACCGCGTTTACATAAAGATGACGATGACGGCCCCGACATGCCCTGTGACACCATGGATATTAACACAGGCCCAGAAGGAGGTTGAAAATCTTCCAGGTGTCGAGGCTGCTGATATAGAGCTTGTCTGGGATCCACCATGGAACCCAAGCATGATGAGCGATGAGGCAAAGGAGCAGTTAAACATGTTCTGATTTAAATATTTTTATAAATTTTTTTTGTATAAAATTAAAATGTTTATATACCCTTTAAATATAAAGTTTAGGATGACAATGAGCGAGATGGAGAAGATAACAATAGAGAACATTGTTGCCTCAACTTCACTGGCAGAGCACCTGGACCTTAGCAAGATCGCACTTGCCTTGGAGGGTTCAGAGTACGAGCCTGAGCAGTTCCCCGGGCTTATATACAGGCTTCAGGAGCCAAAGACCGCGGTTTTGATTTTTAGAAGTGGCAAGGTCAACTGCACAGGGGCAAAGAACCTTGACGATGTTAAAAAGACAATAGACATAATAATAGATAAATTAAAAAAGGCTGATATAGAGGTTTATGACAATCCAGATATAATAGTGCAGAACATCGTTGCAGTCTACGATTTAGAATCAAATCTGAATTTAACCGATATAGCAATGTCCCTTGGACTTGAAAATGTTGAGTACGAGCCTGAGCAGTTCCCAGGGCTTGTATACAGGGTTGAGGAGCCAAAGGTTGTGCTTTTATTGTTTGGTTCCGGCAAGGTTGTATGCACCGGTGCAAAGGAGGAGAACGAGATAGAGCAGGCTGTAATAAAGGTAAAAAAGGATCTGCAAAAGGTCGGCCTTATTTAATTATTTCCCTTAAGAATGATGTTGCGTATATGCCCCTGCCAAGAATAAAATCCAATTTATTTTTTTCTGGAAATTTTAAATTAATGGGTTTTGCTGAAATTATCCGGTAATCGCCTGATGAGCTCATATATGAATATTCACCGGGTATTTTAAAATCCTGTAATGATACATTCTCATCTTCAAGAACCTTTAGCATAATATCTCTTTGCAGACCGTCTGGCATCCTTGTATCAAATCCTGGCAGCGGTATTACAGGCCTTATTTTGTCCATGGATGATAGATTGTTCAGCATTTCAAGGTTGTATCTGTTTGCCTCGATTAGCCTTTTTTTATCAGGATTGAAATAATCATCTATATTATATAATAAATCACCCTCAATCACAGTTTTTAAATCTTTTACATGCTTCATCCTTTCAGATAGCATTTTATTAAAAAGATATGATTGAAATGCGTGCACAAACATTATTGAAAGGTTCTTTGGCAGCGCATTAAATGCACTGGATTTATTCCCTGATGCTATTGCCCCAAGTATGCTTCTTTCAAACGTTAAATTTCCAGGGTATTCCTTTAATGAGTTTTTTGCATCCATGTTTTTACCATAGTTTATTCTGTATTCCTCGGTGTCAAAGTTATCATCATAGAGATATTTGTCCGCGGCCTTTTCATACTCACCCTTTATTATCATTTTTCCTATGTAATGTGTGTTTGACCTCATTGATCCAAAACGCTGAACACCAAAAAAATTTGGAAATCCACCTTTTTCATTGATCTCCTTTAAAGTTTCAGATGAATCGTTTTCCAAATCACCAGGATAATCAACCTTTATTAAAAATCTGTTTCCGTAAAGATCACCAAGCTTTATTATATCATTTGATCTAAACTGTTCTATTATCTCAATGCCGTTAATGGAGCCTGAAAACATCCTGTCAGTGTTTATACAAAAGTACTGTGTTGTTACGGCCCTTTTATCCTTTGTGCCTGCATATGTTATTCTCTTTCTGCTTATGTTCATGTGCCTTGCAAGATACATAACAAAGCGATTTGTGTCCCAATCATATAACCTTGCCTTTATAATTAAATATTTTCCGTTATCATCCTTTTTTATATCAAACGGGATCTCCTCAACGATGAAATCTTCTGGATTGTTCTTTATCGTCCCGTTTAACTTTTCAGTTTTTGTTATGTATCCATACATGCCAAGATCCATGAAAATGTATGCAATATTAATATAAAACATCAATATATTGTTTTAAAATACTTTTAATATAAATTAAGTATATCTTCAACGATGAAAATCGGTGTTCTTGGAATTCAGGGGGATGTTTACGAGCATTACACAGCGATAAGATCATTAAAAAACAAATATAAGGTTGAAGCATATATAATAAGATCACCAGAGGAAATAAACGAAATGGATGGTATAATAATACCTGGCGGTGAGAGCACAACGATAACAAGGTTTTTATCCAGATACATAAATATAATAAACGAGAACGTTAGAAATGGCATGAAGATAATGGGAACGTGTGCCGGTGCGATAATCTTATCAAAGGATACCGGAGACCCAAGGGTTCATGGAACTGGCATAATGGATATAAAAATACAGAGAAACGCCTATGGAAGGCAGATAGATTCCTTTATTGATGCTGTAAATATAAAAAATATCGGAACGTTCAATGCCGTTTTTATCAGGGCCCCGGTTATAGATGATCCGGGGAAAACATCAGTCCTTGGAGAATACAATGGTAAACCGGTGATCGTTGAGAATGAAAATGCAATTGCAATGACCTTCCATCCAGAGCTTACCGGTGATTTAAGAGTTCACGAGTACTTCCTAAGGAAGGTCATGGGAAACTGATGCTCCAGGGTGTATTTCCAGTGGAAACATATGAAAATACTCTTTTGTTTTGAAAATTTTTTAAAATTTATATACATGGATAATAACCTCCTTTAAAAAGGGGAGAGAGGGGTGTATTTCGAGTGGAAACGAAAAATGGTAACCGGACTGCTCTTTATGATGAGCATATAAAGTTGAATGCAAAGATGATAGACTTTCATGGATGGGAAATGCCTCTTGAATACACAGGCATTATAGATGAGCATCTTGCAGTAAGAAATCATGTTGGCATCTTTGATGTATCACATATGGGCGATATAGTTATAAAAGGTGATGATGCTGCTGCCTTCTGTGATTACATATTTCCTGGAAAGGTATCGGATATGAAAAATGGACAGTGTATGTACACTGCCTTTCTTAATAAGGATGGAAGAATCATTGATGATACAATAATATATAGATTGTCTGAAAAAAGGTTCTTTTTTATACCAAATGCTGCAAACATAGATAGAATATATAACTGGGTGAATTCAAATAAAAACGATTATAACGTTGAGATTAAAAATTATTCATATAATATATCGCATATAGCAATTCAGGGTCCTGATTCATTGAAAATATTGGATGAGATGAAAATAAAATACCCTGGTGAGTTTAAATTCAATTATCATAATACAGAGAGTTACAATGATGTATCAGAGGATAATTCAATAATCGTTTCAGGTACAGGATACACAGGAGAAATAGGAGTTGAAATAATAGTACCAAATAAAGATGCAACTATCCTATGGGAGGATCTAATAAAAAAGATTAAAGATTACTATGGTAAACCATGTGGCCTTGGATCCAGGGATACATTGCGAATGGAGAAGGGCATGCTTTTATCAGGTCAGGACTTTAATGAGGATAGAACACCATATGAGGCTTCCATATCATTTATAATTAATTATAACCATGATTTTATAGGAAAAGAGGCCCTTATAAAAAACAGGAATGAATACAATGAAATATTTAGGGGTTTTATATTGAACGGGAGAAACATACCAAGACAGAACTGTGATATTATATATAACAATGAGGTTGTTGGGATTATTTCCAGTGGAAGTTACTCACCATCATTGAATAGGGGTATTGGACTTGGATATATAAAAAAGGATATAAAAATAAAAACTACCGTAAAGATAAAAATAAGGGAGAAACTTTTTGATGCTGAGGTTTCAAGGCCAAAAATGCTAAAATGATGTTTTTTCTTAATTTTTATTTTATTGTCTATATTTTATGTATAAAAAATTTTTATTTTTTTATTTTTATTTTATTTATGCGAAAGGTGTAAGCCGTAAAATTTTTAATTTAAATTTTACTAAAAAAATATATAATATAATAATATTATTTATCATTAATTATAAAAAATGAAACACTGCAAAAATTACCATGGCATCAATTTTCCACTTCCAGTAGAAATATACCCCTCTCTCCCCTTTTTATTATAGTATATTTTCCATGTATGTATATTTTAATTTTTTTCCATTCTCATTCTTTATTTTTCTGCATTTCCACTGGAAATACACCCTTCAAATTTTGCACTTCCAGTGGAAACATCATAAAAATTTATTAATGTAATATCAATTATGGTAAAAGGGCCGATAGATCAGCGGTAGATCGCCTGCTTTGCAAGCAGGAGGGCTCGGGTTCAAATCCCGATCGGTCCATTTAAATATTTACATTCGTATTTTCATTTTTAGTTCTTTCTTATTTGTTCTTCCTTGCACTATTTAGAAAAATATAGAATTTATCTCCTAAAATAAATAAGTTTTTTCATAAAATAATCTATTTATGGAGCTTCGATTACCAGGCAATATTCATAATATTTCCAGAAATGGATTATCTCCACGCTTATTGAGAAAATAGTAGCCATTAATTTACTTATCATATTATAGCCAAGAAAATAAACAGTGTAAAAGTATTTCAATTCGATGAGAGCACTCAAAACGGAGGTTAAAATGTTTAAATTTCATCCTATAAACAAGATCTGTTGAAATCTTTATGTTCATGATAATAAATAATATCATTATGGGCTATTATTCATTACCTGGAGCACCCTGCTTCAGTTTATCCTTCATTTTTCCTTATGTACTTGGGATATTTTTTATAATTATTGGTGTCTTCATTGCAGCAAAGGTTATATAAAAGGATCAATGATATATGGAATAACAGAAGGTTGAGGCGATAGAACTTGAAAAACAGGCTCGGTGAGGATGTTAATTTAGTAAAAATTGGTTTATTCATTGTTTTCGTTGCACTACTAATATTTGGATTGATTGCGGTATTTATACTGCACTCGCACATTCTTGCCTTCATTGTAATACCGCTATTTTTCCTATTTTTCATGGTTTTTCTTGTAATTCAGTACAGGGAAGTTAGAAGTGGCAAATTTCAGAATAAAATGGACAAAATATTGGAAAATACAAAGGAGAAATACGGGAGGAAATAAATCATTATGAAAAATGAGAGGATTATCCTGAGAACAGGTATATACTGCCTTTTAGCGTATGGAGCTGTAAGCTTTACTTCATATATTTTGTTATACTATTTCAACGCTGGTAATTATAAATATCTTCTTAACACAGGGATTGATATTCTAATGTTTATACCTATCTATACAATTCTGGTTATTCTTGCCTTCTCTTATAGAAAATATAAATCGAATGGTAAATATTTTTAAGTAAAATTTGAAAGATAAGAAAAATGAACAGAAACATTTTTTATTAAAAAATTTTTATATAAATAGCGATTTCAGTTTTTGATTGAATGTTATAATTAAAAATAGATTTTTTAATTAATTGAATTAACCATCTTTTCCATATTTAATTTAAGCACATAATATAAATATATTATAAAAGATAAATTCTGATCTGCAAAGAAGCCATTATATATCAAATTCAAGGTGGATAAATATAACTGATACCATATTTAAAAGTGAATTATTATATAATTAATGTATAGATAAAAATATTTATATATTTTTACTGTTTATTTTTTTTATGAAGGAGGTTCTCTCAGTCCATGATATTATAGATAGCGATAATTATATTAGCCCAAAATTTAGATCAGACGATAATATAAAAATAAAAAGCAATGATGATTATTATCAATTTTATAAAAAATCCATTGAAAACATTGGAGATTACTGGGCTGGGGTTGCTTCAGAGCTTTACTGGTTTAAAAAATGGGATATTAATATGCACGGCGATTTCCCTGATTTTAAATTCTTTTTAAACGGTTACTCCAACGTATGCTTTAACTGCATAGATAGGCATGCATTGAAAAACCCCGATAAAACGGCCATAATATGGTTAAGCGAAGACGGTCTTGAAAGAAAGATGGATTACAGGTCATTAATGATATACACATCAAAGTTCGCCAGCTATCTTCGCAGCATTGGCATAAAAAAGGGAGATGTTGTTGCAATTTTCATGCCAAACAGGATAGAATCATTTATAGCTGTTCATGCCTGCTATAGAATAGGGGCAATATATAATATAATATTCTC from Picrophilus oshimae DSM 9789 includes:
- a CDS encoding aminotransferase-like domain-containing protein — encoded protein: MKYEFSDNLNYMKSSAIRNLLKYIQQPGMISFGGGMPNPETFPIDKIMEITNDVLKNYGKSALQYGTTDGLKLLRDELVKFILKDENIKCGPENIFITTGSQQALYALSKIFANPGDKVILEAPTYVGMISSLNANAVDSESIGMDENGMIVENLEEKIKSMIKDGKKPRFIYTIPTFQNPAGYTMPLDRRKHLIEISKKYEIPVIEDNPYGDLRYSGSKVPTLKSLDDDVIYLGTFSKVMAPGLRTGYVIASEDVASKLNLLKQALDLAGDSFSQYIAYEYLKNGIIYEQIPKTIELYKRKRNVMLEALDEHVDNAEWSKPDGGMFLWLRIKKNVDSEKLLEKAIEKKVAYVPGSAFYHKNPELNTMRLNFTYADDDDIKDGIKRLGQVIAEA
- a CDS encoding bifunctional pantetheine-phosphate adenylyltransferase/NTP phosphatase; this encodes MITLVGGTFNCIHIGHKRLLRTAISFKDDLIIGLTSDDYTRKNKSYKIPYEKRKMELERFISKYTERFIIRPIDSPYGSTLEVNEPARIVVSPETYLNALKINERRAELGLMPINIVRVPFVLAEDLFPVSSTRILNNEITKTGKRKKTIKISISTGNDVKERALKVFLSNHMKNFRVTRNSDYKLEAEQPFGSDTERFAVKRALSGLKDNDYSVGVESGLYYNKINDRYYDVHFCAVIDRYGRITTGYSRGFEIPYKIVDYIKSGVSSPYEKYTGIENIGKKNGIIGEITFNKIRRFDLIYDSIEMAFAPRINPSIYI
- a CDS encoding metal-sulfur cluster assembly factor — its product is MVTKEEILEVLKGVSDPEIGMDVVNLGLVYDIKIDGNRVYIKMTMTAPTCPVTPWILTQAQKEVENLPGVEAADIELVWDPPWNPSMMSDEAKEQLNMF
- a CDS encoding TATA-box-binding protein; protein product: MSEMEKITIENIVASTSLAEHLDLSKIALALEGSEYEPEQFPGLIYRLQEPKTAVLIFRSGKVNCTGAKNLDDVKKTIDIIIDKLKKADIEVYDNPDIIVQNIVAVYDLESNLNLTDIAMSLGLENVEYEPEQFPGLVYRVEEPKVVLLLFGSGKVVCTGAKEENEIEQAVIKVKKDLQKVGLI
- the truD gene encoding tRNA pseudouridine(13) synthase TruD, whose protein sequence is MDLGMYGYITKTEKLNGTIKNNPEDFIVEEIPFDIKKDDNGKYLIIKARLYDWDTNRFVMYLARHMNISRKRITYAGTKDKRAVTTQYFCINTDRMFSGSINGIEIIEQFRSNDIIKLGDLYGNRFLIKVDYPGDLENDSSETLKEINEKGGFPNFFGVQRFGSMRSNTHYIGKMIIKGEYEKAADKYLYDDNFDTEEYRINYGKNMDAKNSLKEYPGNLTFERSILGAIASGNKSSAFNALPKNLSIMFVHAFQSYLFNKMLSERMKHVKDLKTVIEGDLLYNIDDYFNPDKKRLIEANRYNLEMLNNLSSMDKIRPVIPLPGFDTRMPDGLQRDIMLKVLEDENVSLQDFKIPGEYSYMSSSGDYRIISAKPINLKFPEKNKLDFILGRGIYATSFLREIIK
- the pdxT gene encoding pyridoxal 5'-phosphate synthase glutaminase subunit PdxT; this encodes MKIGVLGIQGDVYEHYTAIRSLKNKYKVEAYIIRSPEEINEMDGIIIPGGESTTITRFLSRYINIINENVRNGMKIMGTCAGAIILSKDTGDPRVHGTGIMDIKIQRNAYGRQIDSFIDAVNIKNIGTFNAVFIRAPVIDDPGKTSVLGEYNGKPVIVENENAIAMTFHPELTGDLRVHEYFLRKVMGN
- the gcvT gene encoding glycine cleavage system aminomethyltransferase GcvT, whose product is METKNGNRTALYDEHIKLNAKMIDFHGWEMPLEYTGIIDEHLAVRNHVGIFDVSHMGDIVIKGDDAAAFCDYIFPGKVSDMKNGQCMYTAFLNKDGRIIDDTIIYRLSEKRFFFIPNAANIDRIYNWVNSNKNDYNVEIKNYSYNISHIAIQGPDSLKILDEMKIKYPGEFKFNYHNTESYNDVSEDNSIIVSGTGYTGEIGVEIIVPNKDATILWEDLIKKIKDYYGKPCGLGSRDTLRMEKGMLLSGQDFNEDRTPYEASISFIINYNHDFIGKEALIKNRNEYNEIFRGFILNGRNIPRQNCDIIYNNEVVGIISSGSYSPSLNRGIGLGYIKKDIKIKTTVKIKIREKLFDAEVSRPKMLK